A single region of the Streptomyces sp. NBC_00425 genome encodes:
- the hppD gene encoding 4-hydroxyphenylpyruvate dioxygenase encodes MTQTTHLTPDTARQADPFPVKGMDAVVFAVGNAKQAAHYYSTAFGMKLVAYSGPETGSRETASYVLTNGSARFVLTSVIKPATTWGHFLDRHVAEHGDGVVDLAIEVPDARAAYAYAVEHGARSLAEPYELKDEHGTVVLAAIATYGETRHTLVDRSGYDGPYLPGYVSADPIVEPPAQRTFQAVDHCVGNVELGRMNEWVGFYNTVMGFTNMKEFVGDDIATEYSALMSKVVADGTLKVKFPINEPAVAKKKSQIDEYLEFYGGAGVQHIALNTNDIVQTVRTMRAAGVQFLDTPDSYYDTLGEWVGDTRVPVDTLRELKILADRDEDGYLLQIFTKPVQDKPTVFFEIIERHGSMGFGKGNFKALFEAIEREQDKRGNL; translated from the coding sequence ATGACGCAGACCACGCACCTCACTCCCGACACCGCCCGGCAGGCCGACCCCTTCCCGGTGAAGGGAATGGACGCGGTCGTCTTCGCCGTGGGCAACGCCAAACAGGCGGCGCACTACTACTCCACCGCCTTCGGCATGAAGCTGGTCGCCTACTCCGGACCGGAGACCGGCAGCCGCGAGACCGCCTCGTACGTGCTCACCAACGGCTCGGCCCGCTTCGTCCTCACCTCCGTCATCAAGCCCGCCACCACCTGGGGCCACTTCCTGGACCGGCATGTCGCCGAGCACGGCGACGGCGTCGTCGACCTCGCCATCGAGGTCCCGGACGCCCGCGCCGCCTACGCCTACGCCGTCGAGCACGGCGCGCGCTCCCTCGCCGAGCCCTACGAACTCAAGGACGAGCACGGCACGGTCGTCCTCGCCGCGATCGCCACCTACGGCGAGACCCGGCACACCCTCGTCGACCGCTCCGGCTACGACGGCCCCTACCTCCCCGGCTACGTGAGCGCGGACCCGATCGTCGAGCCGCCGGCCCAGCGCACCTTCCAGGCCGTCGACCACTGTGTCGGCAACGTCGAACTCGGCCGGATGAACGAGTGGGTCGGCTTCTACAACACGGTCATGGGCTTCACGAACATGAAGGAGTTCGTGGGCGACGACATCGCCACCGAGTACAGCGCGCTGATGTCGAAGGTGGTGGCCGACGGCACGCTCAAGGTCAAGTTCCCGATCAACGAGCCGGCCGTCGCCAAGAAGAAGTCGCAGATCGACGAGTACCTCGAGTTCTACGGCGGCGCCGGCGTCCAGCACATCGCGCTCAACACCAACGACATCGTGCAGACGGTCCGCACGATGCGGGCGGCCGGGGTGCAGTTCCTCGACACGCCCGACTCCTACTACGACACCCTCGGCGAGTGGGTCGGCGACACCCGCGTCCCCGTCGACACCCTGCGCGAACTGAAGATCCTCGCCGACCGCGACGAGGACGGCTACCTGCTGCAGATCTTCACCAAGCCGGTCCAGGACAAGCCGACCGTGTTCTTCGAGATCATCGAACGCCACGGCTCGATGGGTTTCGGCAAGGGCAACTTCAAGGCCCTCTTCGAGGCGATCGAACGCGAGCAGGACAAGCGCGGCAACCTGTGA
- a CDS encoding FAD-binding oxidoreductase, protein MIMSRWEAPPEDDAVATRDTVATDGLLDRLRAGLSAGAVLTDPDVTASYAHDMASFCPAGAPAVVVLPRTVDEVQHVMRTASELRVPVVPQGARTGLSGGANASDGCIVLSLTAMDRILEINPVDRIAVVEPGVVNAALSRAVGEHGLYYPPDPSSWETCTIGGNIGTASGGLCCVKYGVTAEYVLGLDVVLADGRLMSTGRRTAKGVAGYDLTRLFVGSEGSLGVVVRAVLALRPRPPRQLVLAAEFASGAAACDAVCRIMAGGHVPSLLELMDRTTVRAVNALTRMGLPETTEALLLAAFDTPDPAADLAAVGTLCEAAGATRVVPADDAAESELLLQARRSSLVALEAVKGTTMIDDVCVPRSRLGEMIEGVERIAREHGLTIGVVAHAGDGNTHPTVCFDAADPDECRRARESFDEIMGLGLELGGTITGEHGVGVLKKEWLAREIGPVGVEMQRAVKAAFDPLGILNPGKLF, encoded by the coding sequence GTGATCATGAGCCGTTGGGAAGCACCACCCGAGGACGACGCCGTGGCGACGCGCGACACCGTGGCGACCGACGGTCTGCTCGACCGGCTGCGGGCCGGGCTGTCCGCCGGGGCGGTCCTCACCGACCCCGACGTCACGGCCTCCTACGCCCACGACATGGCGAGCTTCTGCCCGGCCGGCGCCCCGGCCGTGGTCGTGCTGCCGCGCACCGTCGACGAGGTGCAGCACGTCATGCGCACGGCGAGCGAGTTGCGCGTCCCGGTCGTCCCGCAGGGCGCCCGCACCGGCCTGTCCGGGGGCGCCAACGCCTCCGACGGCTGCATCGTCCTGTCCCTGACCGCGATGGACCGCATCCTCGAGATCAACCCGGTCGACCGGATCGCCGTCGTCGAACCCGGCGTCGTCAACGCGGCCCTCTCCCGTGCCGTGGGCGAGCACGGCCTGTACTACCCGCCCGACCCGTCCAGCTGGGAGACGTGCACGATCGGCGGCAACATCGGCACCGCCTCGGGCGGCCTGTGCTGTGTGAAGTACGGGGTGACCGCCGAGTACGTCCTCGGACTCGACGTGGTGCTCGCCGACGGACGGCTGATGTCCACCGGCCGCCGCACCGCGAAAGGCGTCGCCGGATACGACCTCACCCGCCTGTTCGTCGGCTCCGAGGGCTCGCTGGGCGTCGTCGTGCGGGCCGTCCTGGCGCTCAGGCCACGGCCGCCGCGGCAGCTGGTGCTGGCGGCCGAGTTCGCCTCCGGCGCCGCCGCGTGCGACGCGGTGTGCCGGATCATGGCGGGCGGGCACGTGCCGTCCCTCCTCGAACTGATGGACCGCACGACCGTCCGGGCCGTCAACGCCCTGACCCGCATGGGCCTGCCGGAGACCACCGAGGCCCTGCTGCTCGCGGCCTTCGACACCCCCGACCCGGCCGCCGACCTCGCCGCCGTCGGCACGCTGTGCGAGGCGGCCGGCGCCACCCGGGTGGTCCCCGCCGACGACGCCGCCGAGTCCGAACTCCTGCTCCAGGCACGGCGGTCGTCGCTCGTCGCCCTGGAGGCGGTCAAGGGCACGACGATGATCGACGACGTGTGCGTGCCGCGCTCCAGACTCGGCGAGATGATCGAGGGCGTCGAACGCATCGCGCGCGAGCACGGGCTGACGATCGGGGTCGTCGCCCACGCCGGAGACGGCAACACCCACCCCACGGTCTGCTTCGACGCGGCGGACCCCGACGAGTGCCGGCGCGCCCGCGAGTCCTTCGACGAGATCATGGGCCTCGGTCTGGAACTCGGCGGCACCATCACCGGCGAGCACGGCGTCGGCGTGCTCAAGAAGGAGTGGCTGGCCCGTGAGATCGGCCCGGTGGGCGTCGAGATGCAGCGCGCCGTCAAAGCGGCCTTCGACCCGCTGGGCATCCTCAACCCGGGCAAGCTGTTCTGA
- a CDS encoding RDD family protein, whose amino-acid sequence MTNEPPPGSGGGEPPEDDPFRKRPPQPPPGQGQGSPYDSPRDPYTGAPGGGGPYGGGPYGGDPYGGGGGDPYGGYPADPLAGMPPLADSGRRTLARIIDMILVFVVVSLLAWAFGVAQYTVDADRIEFGKTFGRELVAAILYVAYDTVLTARTGQTLGKRWLGMRVANLDNGSTPSVQTSLVRALVLWVPFAFCCACLWTAVCGGWSYFDKPYKQGLHDKAAKTVVVGIR is encoded by the coding sequence ATGACCAACGAACCGCCTCCCGGATCCGGCGGCGGCGAGCCGCCGGAGGACGACCCGTTCAGGAAGCGGCCGCCGCAGCCCCCGCCCGGCCAGGGGCAGGGCTCGCCGTACGACTCCCCGCGGGACCCGTACACGGGCGCGCCGGGCGGCGGCGGTCCGTACGGCGGCGGCCCCTACGGCGGTGATCCCTACGGCGGCGGCGGGGGCGACCCCTACGGCGGTTACCCCGCGGACCCGCTCGCCGGGATGCCCCCACTCGCCGACAGCGGCCGGCGCACGCTGGCCCGGATCATCGACATGATCCTCGTCTTCGTCGTGGTGTCGCTGCTGGCGTGGGCCTTCGGGGTGGCGCAGTACACCGTGGACGCGGACCGGATCGAGTTCGGCAAGACCTTCGGACGGGAACTCGTCGCCGCGATCCTGTACGTCGCGTACGACACGGTCCTCACCGCCAGGACGGGGCAGACGCTGGGCAAGAGGTGGCTCGGCATGAGGGTGGCCAACCTCGACAACGGCTCGACGCCCTCCGTGCAGACGTCCCTGGTGCGCGCCCTGGTGCTGTGGGTGCCGTTCGCGTTCTGCTGCGCCTGTCTGTGGACGGCGGTCTGCGGCGGCTGGAGCTACTTCGACAAGCCCTACAAGCAGGGCCTGCACGACAAGGCCGCCAAGACGGTGGTGGTCGGCATCCGCTGA
- a CDS encoding RDD family protein has product MSAPTPAPGDDRPREGYYPDPSIPGYVRYWNGSAWVPGTSRPAPSDGRPLTAPSGGGPASPVEETGPHFFDEDPVQAGPAPANPYGGHPEPASAWGADRSHQSGFGGDQDRRVSWGAPPAADPRIPLPAQVQPEGASTSTDGMTTIPPAEPEAGAGDVVSGGTFVFRRPTAGGGGAAPAGPDPSAPAGRTPDQGTVTFRPPAPRTGGSDGGYPPAAQGPTTAPPGFGAGKAAADRASAAPGPGAPAPQGPAQIPSPQNPAPAAATPAPQGPGFPPAPSAPSAAQPAGPHVARTPASAPVPPSVPSAPAQPAPGVPRRPGPGGPGAAQPRPATAAAAPATPVASAPMAAGSGGGQPSWAQQVHRLTGAEDGPVTPWKPPVDDVFQAAARRQAEARPAGLGKRLAARLVDTFVLAAVTAGAALPLGVRALDHVDEKIDAAKLSGETVTVWLLDGTTSVYLGIVVAVLLVFGILYEALPTAKWGRTLGKKLLGLQVRDIEGGEPPSYGAALRRWLVYSVPGLLAVGVVGVLWGLFDRPWRQCWHDKAAHTFVAG; this is encoded by the coding sequence ATGAGCGCCCCAACCCCGGCACCCGGCGACGACAGGCCCCGCGAGGGGTATTACCCGGACCCGTCCATCCCTGGATACGTCCGGTACTGGAACGGTTCCGCCTGGGTACCGGGCACCAGCCGGCCGGCGCCGTCCGACGGCCGCCCGCTCACCGCCCCGTCCGGCGGCGGGCCCGCGTCCCCGGTGGAGGAGACCGGCCCGCACTTCTTCGACGAGGACCCCGTGCAGGCCGGCCCCGCACCGGCGAACCCGTACGGCGGCCACCCCGAGCCGGCCTCCGCGTGGGGCGCCGACCGCTCCCACCAGTCCGGCTTCGGCGGCGACCAGGACCGCCGGGTCTCCTGGGGCGCCCCGCCGGCCGCCGACCCGAGGATCCCCTTGCCCGCCCAGGTCCAGCCCGAGGGCGCCTCGACGAGCACCGACGGTATGACGACGATCCCGCCCGCGGAGCCGGAGGCGGGCGCGGGGGACGTGGTCTCCGGGGGCACGTTCGTCTTCCGCCGGCCGACCGCGGGCGGCGGGGGAGCGGCACCGGCCGGCCCGGACCCCTCCGCTCCCGCGGGCCGCACCCCCGACCAGGGCACGGTCACCTTCCGCCCGCCGGCGCCGCGCACCGGCGGCTCCGACGGCGGGTACCCGCCCGCCGCCCAGGGCCCGACGACCGCGCCCCCCGGATTCGGGGCGGGCAAGGCGGCGGCCGACCGGGCGTCGGCCGCACCGGGACCGGGCGCCCCGGCTCCTCAGGGGCCCGCGCAGATTCCGTCCCCGCAGAACCCCGCGCCGGCCGCGGCCACCCCCGCCCCGCAGGGACCCGGGTTCCCGCCCGCACCCTCGGCGCCCTCCGCGGCTCAGCCCGCCGGGCCGCACGTCGCACGGACGCCCGCGTCCGCCCCCGTGCCGCCGTCCGTTCCGTCCGCGCCTGCGCAGCCCGCTCCGGGCGTGCCCCGCCGGCCCGGCCCGGGCGGTCCCGGCGCCGCTCAGCCCCGTCCGGCCACGGCCGCCGCAGCCCCCGCGACCCCCGTCGCCTCCGCCCCGATGGCCGCGGGGTCCGGGGGCGGCCAGCCTTCCTGGGCGCAGCAGGTGCACCGCCTCACCGGCGCCGAGGACGGACCCGTCACGCCCTGGAAGCCGCCGGTCGACGACGTCTTCCAGGCAGCCGCCCGGCGTCAGGCCGAGGCCCGCCCCGCGGGCCTGGGCAAGCGGCTCGCCGCCCGCCTCGTCGACACGTTCGTCCTCGCGGCCGTCACCGCGGGCGCTGCCCTGCCGCTCGGTGTGCGGGCCCTCGACCACGTCGACGAGAAGATCGACGCGGCCAAGCTGAGCGGAGAGACCGTCACCGTCTGGCTGCTGGACGGCACGACGTCGGTGTACCTCGGGATCGTCGTCGCCGTCCTGCTGGTGTTCGGGATCCTGTACGAGGCGCTGCCGACCGCCAAGTGGGGCCGCACGCTCGGCAAGAAGCTGCTGGGGCTGCAGGTGCGCGACATCGAGGGCGGCGAGCCCCCGTCCTACGGGGCGGCCCTGCGTCGCTGGCTGGTCTACAGCGTGCCCGGCCTGCTCGCCGTCGGCGTCGTGGGCGTCCTGTGGGGTCTGTTCGACAGGCCGTGGCGCCAGTGCTGGCACGACAAGGCGGCGCACACGTTCGTCGCCGGCTGA
- a CDS encoding IclR family transcriptional regulator, translating into MTAETSQTLDRGLKVLKLLADTDHGLTVTELSNKLGVNRTVVYRLLATLEQHALVRRDLGGRARVGLGVLRLGRQVHPLVREAALPALRSLAEDIGATAHLTLVDGTEALAVAVVEPTWTDYHVAYRAGFRHPLDRGAAGRAILSARQKTARHADEPGYTLTHGELEAGASGAAAPLLGVTGVEGSVGVVMLADAVPERVGPRVVDAAREVAEALR; encoded by the coding sequence GTGACCGCGGAGACCTCTCAGACGCTCGACCGGGGACTGAAAGTCCTCAAGCTGCTGGCCGACACCGACCACGGGCTGACCGTCACCGAGCTTTCCAACAAACTGGGCGTCAACCGGACCGTTGTGTACCGGTTGCTCGCCACGCTGGAGCAGCACGCGCTCGTACGGCGTGACCTGGGCGGACGAGCCCGGGTCGGCCTCGGGGTGCTGCGGCTCGGCCGCCAGGTGCATCCGCTGGTGCGGGAGGCCGCGCTGCCCGCGCTGCGCTCGCTGGCCGAGGACATAGGCGCGACCGCGCATCTGACGCTGGTGGACGGGACGGAGGCGCTCGCCGTAGCCGTCGTCGAGCCGACCTGGACCGACTACCACGTGGCCTACCGGGCGGGGTTCCGGCATCCGCTGGACCGGGGGGCGGCCGGCCGGGCCATCCTCTCCGCCCGGCAGAAGACGGCGCGTCACGCGGACGAGCCCGGCTACACGCTGACGCACGGTGAGCTGGAGGCCGGCGCGAGCGGCGCGGCCGCCCCGCTGCTGGGCGTGACCGGCGTCGAGGGCAGCGTGGGCGTGGTGATGCTGGCCGACGCCGTGCCGGAGCGGGTCGGGCCACGCGTCGTGGACGCGGCCCGCGAAGTGGCGGAGGCGCTGCGCTGA
- a CDS encoding SsgA family sporulation/cell division regulator encodes MQHTVVERELELRLILSPERAVQVPARLGYRTDDPFAVHVTFHINSAHPVGWTFARELLVEGVFRPCGYGDVRVWPTKSQGRSVVLMALSSPDGDALLEAPAAQVSAWLERTLRVVPPGAEGDRLGIDDGLAELLAATPADDLWLCDPWPSDESRDGE; translated from the coding sequence ATGCAGCACACCGTGGTGGAGCGCGAGCTGGAGCTCAGACTGATCCTGTCGCCGGAGCGCGCCGTCCAGGTGCCGGCCCGGCTCGGCTACCGCACCGACGACCCGTTCGCCGTCCACGTGACCTTCCACATCAACTCCGCGCACCCGGTGGGCTGGACGTTCGCCCGCGAGCTGCTGGTGGAGGGGGTGTTCCGGCCGTGCGGGTACGGGGACGTACGGGTGTGGCCGACGAAGTCGCAGGGGCGCAGCGTGGTGCTGATGGCGCTGAGCTCGCCCGACGGGGACGCCCTGCTGGAGGCGCCGGCGGCCCAGGTGTCGGCATGGCTGGAGCGGACCCTGCGGGTGGTGCCGCCGGGCGCCGAGGGCGACCGGCTCGGCATCGACGACGGGCTGGCCGAGCTGCTCGCCGCGACGCCCGCCGACGACCTGTGGCTGTGCGACCCGTGGCCGTCGGACGAGTCCCGGGACGGCGAGTGA
- a CDS encoding immune inhibitor A domain-containing protein: protein MTSRSWTFRTAATVVALAAATATFTTFAVAQAAENNSAQSPAAGRHDPQPAKAREHDFDGPLSKTQEAQREEALKEVIAGRSTVKNRDGSKVVQLKSKKGDSKFVELGREKTDKIFTILVEFGDQVDSRYGGTAGPLHNQIAKPDRKQDNSTAWQADYDQKHFQDLYFGTGKNAESLKKYYEKQSSGRYSVDGEVTDWVKVPYNEARYGSNKASTGAWYAVQDGVNAWVADREAAGDTAAEIKAELAQYDQWDRYDFDGDGDFNEPDGYIDHFQIVHAGEDESAGGGAQGEDAIWAHRWYAFGTDAGSTGPDANRLGGTQIGDTGVWVGDYTIQPENGGLGVYAHEYGHDLGLPDEYDTSGGGENSTGFWTLMSSGSWLGTGKETIGDLPGDMNAWDKLQLGWLDYDVATAGKKSNHTLGVAEYNTKNPQALIVQLPDKTVTTEVVAPAQGKTQWWSGSGNDLRNSLSRSVDLTGKSAASLTLDGWWDIEADYDYLYTEVSTDGGANWTPIDGKLADGSAITRDGSGKPALTGSVAAYQKLTYSLDAYAGKKVDLRFRYQSDGGVALKGFAADEITVTANGATVFSDNAESQDSAWTTNGFSRIGASITDDYPQYYIAENRQYTSYDKTLKVGPYNFGFSTTRPSWVEHYPYQNGLLIWKWDTSQADDNTSQHNGTGLILPVDAHPTPMKWADGTYMNSRIQSFDSTFGRAATDAFTLHKAGVATKVKSRIGIPVFDDGTSTYWDPKTPLAGVKVTDTNTRIKIVKEPSDGSTIGLQVGPSAK, encoded by the coding sequence GTGACCAGTAGATCCTGGACGTTCCGCACGGCCGCCACGGTCGTCGCACTCGCGGCGGCCACGGCGACGTTCACGACGTTCGCCGTGGCGCAGGCCGCCGAGAACAACTCGGCGCAGTCCCCGGCGGCGGGCCGGCACGACCCGCAGCCGGCCAAGGCCCGCGAGCACGACTTCGACGGGCCGCTCAGCAAGACGCAGGAGGCGCAGCGCGAGGAGGCGCTCAAGGAGGTCATAGCCGGCCGGTCGACGGTCAAGAACCGCGACGGTTCGAAGGTCGTCCAGCTCAAGAGCAAGAAGGGCGACAGCAAGTTCGTCGAGCTCGGCCGCGAGAAGACCGACAAGATCTTCACGATCCTCGTCGAGTTCGGCGACCAGGTCGACAGTCGCTACGGCGGCACGGCCGGCCCGCTGCACAACCAGATAGCCAAGCCGGACCGCAAGCAGGACAACTCCACGGCCTGGCAGGCGGACTACGACCAGAAGCACTTCCAGGACCTGTACTTCGGCACCGGCAAGAACGCCGAGTCGCTCAAGAAGTACTACGAGAAGCAGTCCTCGGGTCGCTACTCGGTCGACGGCGAGGTGACCGACTGGGTCAAGGTCCCCTACAACGAGGCCCGCTACGGCTCCAACAAGGCCTCCACCGGAGCCTGGTACGCGGTCCAGGACGGCGTCAACGCCTGGGTCGCCGACCGCGAGGCCGCCGGTGACACGGCCGCCGAGATCAAGGCGGAGCTGGCCCAGTACGACCAGTGGGACCGCTACGACTTCGACGGCGACGGCGACTTCAACGAGCCCGACGGCTACATCGACCACTTCCAGATCGTGCACGCCGGCGAGGACGAGTCCGCGGGCGGCGGCGCGCAGGGCGAGGACGCCATCTGGGCCCACCGCTGGTACGCCTTCGGCACCGACGCCGGCTCCACCGGCCCGGACGCCAACCGGCTCGGCGGCACCCAGATCGGCGACACGGGCGTCTGGGTCGGCGACTACACCATCCAGCCGGAGAACGGCGGACTCGGCGTCTACGCGCACGAGTACGGCCACGACCTCGGCCTGCCGGACGAGTACGACACCTCCGGCGGCGGCGAGAACTCCACCGGCTTCTGGACGCTGATGTCCTCCGGTTCCTGGCTGGGCACCGGCAAGGAGACCATCGGCGACCTGCCCGGCGACATGAACGCCTGGGACAAGCTGCAGCTGGGCTGGCTCGACTACGACGTCGCCACGGCCGGCAAGAAGTCGAACCACACGCTGGGCGTCGCGGAGTACAACACCAAGAACCCGCAGGCCCTCATCGTCCAGCTGCCCGACAAGACGGTCACCACCGAGGTGGTCGCCCCGGCGCAGGGCAAGACGCAGTGGTGGAGCGGAAGCGGCAACGACCTGCGCAACTCCCTGTCCCGTTCGGTCGACCTGACCGGCAAGTCCGCCGCGAGCCTCACCCTCGACGGCTGGTGGGACATCGAGGCCGACTACGACTACCTCTACACCGAGGTGTCCACCGACGGCGGCGCCAACTGGACGCCGATCGACGGCAAGCTGGCCGACGGCAGCGCCATCACCCGTGACGGCAGCGGCAAGCCCGCCCTCACCGGCTCGGTCGCGGCCTACCAGAAGCTGACCTACTCGCTGGACGCCTACGCGGGCAAGAAGGTCGACCTGCGCTTCCGCTACCAGAGCGACGGCGGCGTGGCGCTGAAGGGCTTCGCGGCCGACGAGATCACGGTGACCGCCAACGGCGCGACCGTCTTCTCCGACAACGCCGAGTCCCAGGACAGCGCCTGGACGACGAACGGCTTCTCCCGCATCGGCGCGTCCATCACGGACGACTACCCGCAGTACTACATCGCCGAGAACCGCCAGTACACGTCGTACGACAAGACCCTCAAGGTCGGCCCGTACAACTTCGGCTTCTCGACGACCCGTCCGTCCTGGGTCGAGCACTACCCGTACCAGAACGGTCTGCTGATCTGGAAGTGGGACACCTCGCAGGCCGACGACAACACCAGCCAGCACAACGGCACGGGCCTGATCCTGCCCGTCGACGCGCACCCGACGCCGATGAAGTGGGCCGACGGCACGTACATGAACAGCCGGATCCAGTCCTTCGACTCCACCTTCGGCCGCGCCGCGACCGACGCGTTCACGCTGCACAAGGCGGGCGTCGCGACCAAGGTCAAGTCGCGGATCGGCATCCCGGTCTTCGACGACGGCACGTCCACGTACTGGGACCCGAAGACCCCGCTCGCGGGCGTGAAGGTCACTGACACCAACACCCGCATCAAGATCGTCAAGGAGCCCTCGGACGGCTCGACGATCGGCCTGCAGGTCGGACCGTCGGCGAAGTAG
- a CDS encoding tetratricopeptide repeat protein: protein MENEERAAEERTAPDGTPAEVVAEAVAAAAGEPAAEAAEAAGEVPGEVSRARRRQRLVVGSLVGCLVLGGGVLVCLPGEGPAGRAAPVAAPGAQAGSAVRAGVAAALSDLAALVEEREHAVRERPEDARSWAVLGTAYLEQGRRTADIAVLYPKAERALRASLKARPRGNADALGGLAALANARRDFPAALRWGEAARKAAPKRWTTYPQLIDAYTGMGDYKKALKALDTLTALHSGPAVRGRAAGVYWDRGRREDAQAALADAAVGALSPAEQAAWLERAGQLAFERGEREDALRHFQEAVRLDPDQRAAQAGQGRALAALGRTTEALSAYRVALERQPLPQYALELGELYESLGLAQAARVQYDRLRTLVRQESAGGVDGELTLGRFEADHGDPASAVRRLRAEWRRQPGVAVADALGWALHRAGDDEAALSFASIATDRVHAGAVYSAPYVHHLAVIERALGKDGPARRHLQEALRINPYFSPLFGPAARAALAGLGEEPPPAGLPD, encoded by the coding sequence ATGGAGAACGAGGAGCGCGCCGCCGAAGAGCGCACCGCCCCCGACGGGACTCCTGCGGAGGTCGTCGCCGAGGCCGTTGCGGCAGCCGCCGGAGAACCCGCCGCAGAGGCCGCCGAAGCCGCCGGGGAGGTTCCCGGAGAGGTCTCCCGGGCGCGCCGGCGCCAGCGTCTGGTCGTCGGCTCGCTCGTCGGGTGTCTGGTGCTGGGCGGCGGGGTGCTGGTGTGTCTGCCCGGCGAAGGGCCGGCGGGGCGCGCGGCGCCGGTGGCGGCTCCGGGGGCCCAGGCGGGATCGGCGGTGCGGGCGGGCGTGGCGGCCGCGCTGTCCGATCTGGCGGCGCTGGTCGAGGAACGGGAGCACGCGGTGCGGGAGCGTCCCGAGGACGCGCGGTCCTGGGCGGTGCTCGGCACGGCGTACCTCGAGCAGGGCCGGCGCACCGCCGACATCGCCGTCCTGTATCCGAAGGCCGAGCGGGCGTTGCGGGCCTCGCTGAAGGCCCGCCCCCGGGGCAACGCGGACGCCCTCGGCGGTCTGGCCGCGCTGGCCAACGCCCGCCGGGACTTCCCCGCCGCGCTGCGCTGGGGCGAGGCCGCGCGCAAGGCGGCGCCGAAGCGCTGGACGACGTACCCGCAGCTCATCGACGCGTACACCGGGATGGGGGACTACAAGAAGGCGCTCAAGGCCCTGGACACGCTGACGGCGCTGCACTCCGGTCCTGCCGTGCGGGGACGGGCGGCGGGCGTCTACTGGGACCGCGGTCGGCGTGAGGACGCCCAGGCCGCGCTGGCGGACGCCGCGGTCGGCGCCCTCTCCCCCGCCGAGCAGGCGGCGTGGCTGGAGCGGGCCGGACAGCTCGCCTTCGAACGCGGTGAGCGGGAGGACGCGCTGCGGCACTTCCAGGAGGCGGTCCGGCTCGACCCCGACCAGCGGGCGGCGCAGGCCGGGCAGGGCAGGGCGCTGGCGGCGCTGGGGCGGACGACGGAGGCGCTGAGCGCGTACCGGGTGGCGCTGGAGCGGCAGCCGCTGCCGCAGTACGCGCTGGAGCTGGGCGAGCTGTACGAGTCGCTGGGGCTGGCCCAGGCGGCGCGGGTGCAGTACGACCGGTTGCGGACGCTGGTCCGTCAGGAGTCGGCCGGTGGCGTGGACGGGGAGCTGACGCTCGGCCGGTTCGAGGCGGACCACGGGGACCCGGCGTCGGCGGTGCGGCGGCTGCGGGCGGAGTGGCGTCGGCAGCCGGGCGTCGCCGTCGCGGACGCGCTGGGCTGGGCGCTGCACCGGGCCGGGGACGACGAGGCGGCGCTGAGCTTCGCCTCGATCGCCACCGACCGGGTGCACGCGGGCGCGGTGTACAGCGCGCCGTACGTCCACCACCTGGCGGTGATCGAGCGGGCGCTGGGGAAGGACGGCCCGGCGCGACGGCACCTTCAGGAGGCGTTGCGGATCAACCCCTACTTCTCGCCCCTGTTCGGCCCGGCGGCCCGGGCAGCCCTCGCCGGCCTCGGTGAGGAGCCGCCCCCGGCCGGACTGCCCGACTGA
- a CDS encoding S16 family serine protease: protein MLSRLSRPRALAVCALPLVALLATAAFAPLPFSVAQPGMTANVLGDNQGTPVITISGAPVRDTSGQLRMTTIEATGPDAHVKLGDVLDGWFRTDQAIMPREAVYPSGESTKEIERHNTEQMKDSQDAATQAALAYLKLGEDDVEVTLKLADVGGPSAGLLFSLGIVDKLDGDGAGGDLTGGRTIAGTGTIDAGGKVGAVGGVALKTQAARRDGATVFLVPKDECSDAKSELPKGLRLVPVTTLKGAVSALVALEKGKGSVPGC, encoded by the coding sequence GTGCTCTCTCGCCTCTCACGCCCCCGGGCTCTCGCCGTCTGCGCCCTGCCCCTCGTGGCGCTGCTCGCCACGGCCGCGTTCGCGCCGCTGCCGTTCTCGGTGGCGCAGCCGGGGATGACGGCGAACGTCCTCGGCGACAACCAGGGCACCCCGGTGATCACGATCTCCGGCGCTCCCGTGCGGGACACCAGCGGGCAGCTGCGCATGACGACGATCGAGGCGACAGGCCCCGACGCGCACGTCAAGCTCGGTGACGTCCTCGACGGCTGGTTCCGCACCGACCAGGCGATCATGCCGCGCGAGGCGGTGTACCCCAGCGGGGAGAGCACCAAGGAGATCGAGCGGCACAACACCGAGCAGATGAAGGACTCCCAGGACGCGGCGACCCAGGCGGCGCTGGCGTATCTGAAGCTGGGCGAGGACGACGTCGAGGTCACGCTGAAACTGGCCGACGTGGGCGGACCCAGCGCCGGACTGCTGTTCTCGCTAGGCATCGTCGACAAGCTCGACGGCGACGGCGCCGGCGGCGACCTCACGGGCGGCCGCACGATCGCCGGCACGGGCACCATCGACGCCGGCGGCAAGGTCGGCGCGGTCGGCGGCGTGGCCCTGAAGACGCAGGCCGCCCGGCGGGACGGCGCGACCGTGTTCCTCGTCCCGAAGGACGAGTGCTCCGACGCGAAGTCCGAGCTGCCGAAGGGACTGCGGCTGGTCCCGGTCACCACGCTCAAGGGCGCGGTGAGCGCGCTCGTCGCGCTGGAGAAGGGCAAGGGCTCGGTCCCCGGCTGCTGA